Sequence from the Ignavibacteriales bacterium genome:
ACCTTTGAGGTTAATCTTTCAAGGTTCGTTCCTTCTCCAACATTTTGTCTTATCTCTGCTTTCTTAAAAAAATCTTCGGAGATAACTAGAATTTCCTCTGCGGATTTTACTTGATACTGTTTAACCAAAACTTTGTAGTAACTTGTCTTCACCTGATTGATGACACTTCTTTCAGCCAGTTCTAGTTTGTAAACTGCAATCTTTTCTTCTTTGCTAAATTTGCTTCCTTTCAAAAAATAAGTCGAAGGAAAATCTAAAGATTGCCTCACCTCAATAGTTCTTTCACTATAGTTACTTAGACTGCTGTTCACCGGTGCATATTCATAACTAACACCAACTTCAGGCTGAGGCAATGATATCCCACTCCAAAATCTTCCTTTCGAAGCTGAAATACTTGCAATTGCGCTTTTTACTTCCGGATTATTCTTTAATCCAATTTCAATCGCTTCCTCAACCGATAAATGTTGATCGATTATTTTGTTCTGCGGTAATGTTCTAATCGACAAAATTAGAATAAGAAATATTATTCTTATCATAAAATTCCTTTATGAAGTTCGATAAAATTATATTTTCATCCTTAGTTGGATGAAATGGTTCTGGAATTTTGGGAAAAGAATTAAATTAAAAAGATATTGTTGAGCAGAAAAAGATTTTCTCTATGAACCGAAAGTGCGTTATTAAATTCTTGGAAGGCAATATTTTGCTTATTTAAATAGAAAACTTCTGAGAGTATAATATCAGGAAGAATATCAAATTCAAGTTTAATATTAATTAAAGGAGTATAAGCTGCGGTAGTTTTACTGGAAGTTACCAGTTTGCAGAAATCGTGTGCAGTGTGGTTATTATCATTATGCGTCAAAAAGTTTAATTCGGAATGAGCAAAGTGAAATGAGAAGCAAAGAAGCAACATTAGCGAAATTATGTATTTTGTCCGTTTTGTCATATTCAAACTTTTGGTGTAGAAAAATACATAATTACAGTTTATTCTGAAAGGAGTTATTCAAATTTTTATTACTGCAAATTTATTATCTAAATCTTCACCAGTGCAAATCTTTTATCAATAATTCCGAAACAATTTATTGAACTCCATATTTCAATAAAATAATCAACCAAAGAATTTATACTTTAAATCGTGCACTAATATCGCGGAGGATTATGGTGAAAATTTTTTCCTTACCAATTTCTGCCTGCGAAATGGAGGCTTCGATTGGAAATACTTCTCCATTTGCACGTAACCCAACTATTGTTCCCAGGCTGCCCATTTGCCTGGATGTAACATTAGTTTTACTAAAATTCATAATGTGTTTAGTGTGTCCTTTTCTATAATCTTCAGGCAAAAGCATTTCTAACTTATTACCCAAAACTTCCGATACTGGGTACTTGAACATTTTTTCAGCAGAATTATTAAATAAAATTATTCTCTGCCTGCTATCGATAGAAATAATAGCATCCATTGCGGTACTTACTATTGCATCAAGGCGCGTATTGGTTTCCTTTAGTTGAGTTTCGATATCTTTTCTATCTGTTATATCAATTCCAGAACTTAATGTTGCAATTATCTTTCCTTCTTCATTTTTGATATATGAATTTTGCCATTCAATAATTCTAGTTTTACCCGACTTGATTAAAATTGGATTTTCATAATATTCCTGTATACCCAACTCACCTTTTATTACCTTATCGAAAACAAGTTTAACTTCAGATTTAATTACAGGCGGTAAAAAATTATCAAACCAGTTTTTACCGACAATTTCGCTTTCTTTATAACCTAAAATATCGCAACCTTTTTTATTGATCATAGAAACATTCTGGGTGGGATCAACTACTAAAATTATAACTCCTGCAACATCCAGATACATTTGAGATCTATCATGTTCTTCCTGAAATTTCTTTTGTGCAAGAACGTTTTCTGTTACATCGGATATTGATAAAACTAAACCATATATTTTTCCATCGGGACTCCGTAAAGGGATTAAACTCCAATCCCAGTATGTAATTCCTCTTTCAGTTAAGTGATCACCAATAAATTGTTTTGAACTTGCTGAATAAGAATTACCAGAAGTTAGTACACCTTTAAATATTTCTGCCAGTCCATCTGTTTTTATTAGATCAAAATAATTCTTGCCAATAAAAAATGATTTCTCCTTTCCATTTACTTCAGCAAATCCTCTATTCACATTTACAAAGTTAAAATTAGTATCCAGGTATACCAGGAGCATATTCGTATTATCAAAAATAGCTTCCAACAATTGTGTTGTTTCCTCAATTTTCCTTTTCACTTTTTTTCTCTCTATTGCATAAAGCAGAGAGCGAATAAGCAAGTTATCATCAAAATAACCTTTTATAAGATAATCCTGAGCGCCAAGCTGAATAGCGCTAAGTTCAAAATTACCATCTTTAACTTCACCAAGAATAACAATTGGTATATCTGTTACATTAGTTAATAATTTCTCCAAGGTCTCAATTCCTTTGCTGTCCGGTAAATTCAGATCCAACAATATTACATCGTATGAATTATTTTTTATCCTTTCTAATGCAGAGTTAAGTTGAATATTGTGGTTCAGTTCAAATCTTTCTTCTCCGCTAAACCGAATCATATCGGAAATTATACGAATGTCTCCAAGACTATCTTCAATTAGTAGAACCTTAATTTTATCCTGATCCATTTAATTGTCCTCTCGACTGGATTTTGCCCTATTACGAAAATTATTTCTAACTTGAAAAAGAAATATTTTGTTGACCAAAATATATCCATGTAAC
This genomic interval carries:
- a CDS encoding PAS domain S-box protein, producing MDQDKIKVLLIEDSLGDIRIISDMIRFSGEERFELNHNIQLNSALERIKNNSYDVILLDLNLPDSKGIETLEKLLTNVTDIPIVILGEVKDGNFELSAIQLGAQDYLIKGYFDDNLLIRSLLYAIERKKVKRKIEETTQLLEAIFDNTNMLLVYLDTNFNFVNVNRGFAEVNGKEKSFFIGKNYFDLIKTDGLAEIFKGVLTSGNSYSASSKQFIGDHLTERGITYWDWSLIPLRSPDGKIYGLVLSISDVTENVLAQKKFQEEHDRSQMYLDVAGVIILVVDPTQNVSMINKKGCDILGYKESEIVGKNWFDNFLPPVIKSEVKLVFDKVIKGELGIQEYYENPILIKSGKTRIIEWQNSYIKNEEGKIIATLSSGIDITDRKDIETQLKETNTRLDAIVSTAMDAIISIDSRQRIILFNNSAEKMFKYPVSEVLGNKLEMLLPEDYRKGHTKHIMNFSKTNVTSRQMGSLGTIVGLRANGEVFPIEASISQAEIGKEKIFTIILRDISARFKV